A window of Nitrospinota bacterium contains these coding sequences:
- the msrA gene encoding peptide-methionine (S)-S-oxide reductase MsrA translates to MEKATFGAGCFWGVEAAFRKIKGVTATSVGYTGGSLDSPTYEDVCTGRTGHAEVVEVEYDPSQVSYDELLAVFWDIHDPTTLNRQGPDVGTQYRSVLFFHIEEQEAAANKSKEKIQSSGRFTRDIVTEITPASQYYKAEDYHQQYLEKRGLIHR, encoded by the coding sequence ATGGAGAAGGCGACTTTTGGGGCGGGCTGCTTTTGGGGAGTGGAAGCAGCGTTCCGGAAAATCAAGGGAGTTACAGCTACCTCAGTCGGGTACACGGGAGGATCACTCGACAGCCCGACTTATGAAGACGTCTGCACCGGGCGAACCGGGCACGCTGAGGTCGTGGAAGTGGAGTACGACCCGTCTCAGGTTTCGTACGACGAGCTCTTGGCGGTATTTTGGGACATCCACGACCCAACGACCCTGAACCGGCAGGGACCCGACGTCGGCACCCAGTACAGATCTGTCTTGTTTTTCCACATCGAGGAGCAGGAGGCTGCGGCGAATAAGTCGAAGGAAAAAATTCAGAGTTCCGGCAGGTTCACCAGGGACATAGTGACTGAGATCACCCCCGCTTCCCAATACTACAAAGCCGAAGACTATCACCAGCAGTATTTGGAGAAGCGTGGACTAATCCACCGCTGA
- a CDS encoding DUF2510 domain-containing protein → MGEGERGGLSAGATHRWWDGHAWAEHTTRHQGPTSSPHLDQVSGKMATRKIYIPL, encoded by the coding sequence ATGGGAGAGGGAGAGAGAGGAGGCCTGTCAGCAGGAGCCACACACCGATGGTGGGACGGCCACGCATGGGCCGAGCATACCACACGCCACCAAGGGCCGACAAGCAGCCCCCATCTGGACCAAGTGTCCGGTAAGATGGCAACCAGAAAAATTTATATTCCCTTGTAA